The sequence TTCGGAAAATTATGGTTAATTGATTTTCGGATAATTAATTATTGCTAcaacattgataaaaaattGCTGCATGTATTATACTTCAATTTGGTTTCTCAAGAATCGTTATGTAGATGCTTCTTTTATCTACAGGTCACAGTTATCTTAGAAATCATGATGAGGAAGTGCGGTGTTCCTTCAGTAAAGGCTCTTACACCTGAGAAGTACAAGGATTATGTCCAGGGGGTTGTCATGGTACTCTTCTTTTTCGCTATACTTTCTTGTTTTTTGCTGCAAGTTACGGACTCGTCCAGTGATGCTTCATAACTTGTGGATTTGCTGTTAGCTTCTGAAAGCTATTGTCTGTATCGAGTTATGATCATAAATCTGTGATAACTATTGGGCCGTTATTGGTATCCGTTTATCTAATGAATTCGCTGTAAGCTTTTAAACTTACACTCTTCGCTCTAACATGTAATTTAATGCCATAGAATCGCCGTGGCAAGACAAGTTCCAAGGAAATTGAGAGCAGTGAGAGTAAACCTGATCATCCTGATTCATTTCCCAGGGGGTAAATTTCTTCGATAAACGAGTGCTACTCTTGTATCTGCCAGTAACTCTACTCGGCTACATGGTCCAGTATTTATTGAGTTGCCTTTTTTTCAGGCAGCACAAGAGGAAACGAGAGGAGACGACAAAGAATGAAGAGGGCCCTGGGAGACCTTGGAAAAGAAGAGATGATAGAAAACAACCCCACTTCGGAAAGTCCCTCAGAAAAGCTGGACATTCTGATCATGGTAACTTACCAAATAGACAGCAAGGACACGGTAAGAGGAATTATTCTGGCGTTAAAAATCTCAATGAGAAGAAAATAATGAAGAAGAAACACCAAGAGAACATCCGTCGACCGGCCgttgtctccaaattttcaaagcaCAAAAAGTTGGTAAGAAGACAGAAATTCAGCCGACCTGAGAATTCCACTGGGATAATCAGTTCAAATACTAGAACGTGCTAGCAAACTTCCCCCAGAATGCAAGATAATCTGCCGGCTGGGTAATCTGCGCTTTTATAGACAGTGAGTAATCcaatttttactattttcaCTCGGGTATTTGCCATTGGCGTGCTAACGTGTCTGCTGATGGTATCTCCAATTTTGGTACTTCAAAGAATATAAACAAAAGAGTGTGTATATTTTGTTTggctaaattttttaatttgattattatttggAGATATTTGAGAATTAGTCCATGAATCTGGTCATTAACATAAAATTACTCGATAGTGACCTTAGCCCGAGATTTAATCCGTTTGCATCAGATGCATTCTTGCACCATGACACATTTTAATAATTTCTAAAAGtatgttaaaattatttcaataataaatttaaaataactagaaatgttaattaataatttatagaaTGGTTGAAAtttattaatgattttcattgtgaaatatattttttaatttttattcaattctaaaaacattatatatatatatatataagaaacaattttttaagaatttttcTACGTAAAACCAATTATttctattaataaatatttgaaaatatatccACTTATTGCagctaaattattttttttcacaatATTGCTGAAAAAAGTTCCAATAAATATCTATGACTTTGATGTTTAcaataaacacatattttataaaattacgaatttttttttattcgcGAGAGATGTCAATATAAAACGAGACGACAAATTCACTAGCCAGATTCAACCGCGTCGCCAAAACGTAAATTCCTGGTGTTTTAAGGTTATATCGTCATCCCCTTGCTCGCTTTACTCCACTGCAGAAGAACCCCATGGCCACCCTAAACAACACGCTCTTCTTACCCGCTAATGGCAACCTCAACAAACCTATTCACTGCTCCAAACCCGACCCGTTTAAGGAGAAGAAGCATGCCCAGGTGGATTATGACGCCGGGACCCACAAAATTTACACTCGGATTCCGGGGCTCCGGAAATTGGACTTGCCCAAAAGACAGCGTTTACGGGTCGACGGTGACCGGTTTCAGAAAGACTGGACCTTATCTGAAGTTGTGGAGAGGATAACTAAGCTCAAACACTGGGAGGACGTCGAGGGAGTGCTGAACCAGTGGGCTGGGCGCTTCGCGCGAAAGAATTTCCCGGTTCTTATGAGGGTGGTTTCTCTTTTTCCATGGAAGGGAATATTTTTATGGGCCGGGCATGCCATTTTGAAAAAAAGTTATCCAAAATTTGATGACCCTTTTGTTGTTGAATCATATAGTAGCAAATAGTACAATTTTTACTAGAGACCGCTTAGTCTTGACTTATGTCTGTATTACAGATTTAATATGTGTATTTTGTGGAAATTTTGATGTGTTGATGGGAGGAAAGTACTGAGGAATGTGTCGATGGGAAATTTGGGTAGATGTTTTAATGCAAATCACACCATTGTACTCTGAGAGGAGGAAGAAGAGATATTTGTTCCTTTTTTCCCACGAATTTGATTTCCCTTAATGAAATGGTTAAACAAGCTGATTTTCTGACAGAATGTCCTTTTAAATTTTAGATGTGTATTGTAATTAAGGGGAGCCTGGGTTTTGTGGGTTGTAAGATGCTGATGTTAGCGGTGAGAATTCATACTATCCACACTGCATGCCTTGTAACTTTTGTTATTGTGTCTTATGCACCAGCCATTTCTAGATTTTTAGCTTGACATGGTTTGGTAAGTTCTTAAAAGTGCTCAATATTTGTGTTAAGTGTTGTGCTAGTGACTTCTTTATGTTGTTATTTTGTTACAATCTGGTTGAAATGGAAATTTTGTTCgccaacttttattttaaacagATGTGCTGTTGACATCAGCAAGAATTTATGTTTATATACCATGAAATTATTTCatgattcttttatttttgtgaaCAGAAATTTAAACAAATATCTGTACTGCTGTGCAGGAAATAATACAAACAGGTTCGATCGAACATGCTATTCAGGTTTTCAATTGGATGAAGAATCAGAAAAACTATTGTGCCCGAAATGATATCTACAATATGTTGATCAGGTTGCACGCCAGACATAATCGCATTGACCAGGCACGTGGCTTATTTTTTGAGATGCAAAAGTGGAGGTACGGTTTTCATCTGCCGCAATTACATTGTTGTTGCATGGTGTTTGATTGCCTTCTTTCCCCTGTTCTTTCCCTTCTTTCTGATAACTAAACGAGCAAAGTCCAAAGATGTTATTAACTgatctaattttttttgctcGTGCTTTTAAATAGTAAATGACCAACTAAGctgattaaattaataaatgctTTGTTTCCTGGCAATTAAACATGAGGTCTATTTGCTACATCCAGTTGGTTTCATGCTTCAATCCAGTACTTCAGGTTGCTTGTaaatcttattttcaaaaatcgaaTTATTTGATATGGGGCTCTTATGATTTTACATAAGGAATTTTTCCCTTATGATTTTCATGATTCCATTGAAGGGAAAAAGCTCCATATACAGCTCATATAACCGAAATAAAGCACCAAAATGGATTAGGTTTTCTCCCGGAGATTCCTTCTCTCATTTGCCAATAGTCAGTCCAGCTCCTCTCTTTCTTTACTCTTGGTCACTTCCTTTGTTTCCTATTCTGCTAGGTGCAATCCTGATGTCGAAACCTACAATGCTTTGATCAATGCGCATGGGAGAGCAGGTCAATGGCGCTGGGGAGTAAACATAATGGAAGACATGCTTCGTGCATCTGTGTGTACATATATTTTCCTTCCTAGTCGGTATTTGTGGGTCTGATGTGAGCTTTCTTCTTTTTGTTAACCTTGCAGAGTTATGTAGATCTTTTAGCATTCCTCCTATCATTGTATATGAGGATGCCTGATGTTATTTTATGCCATGTCAGCTTTCTATCTCATTGTGTTTCCGACATTTTTGGTACCTGGATGGAGAGCCATTGGGTTCAGTAGTCAGCAACTCCCACCTAGggtatcataaaaaaataatcagatACTTTGTTTTTAAAGATGTTTACCAAATCCACTTTTATATTTGGTCTGACCTAGTCTACTTTATCTATATCTCTTTGTTttctccttttccttttccttttccttctCTCATCAACCCTTACCTCTCCACCCTTGTCCTCTCTGTTGGTGAGTGGCCAAGTTGTATGAGCAATAGGAATAACTATTTCTCATGGCATTTAGTTCGGCCATACCTCAAGCATTTATGAGCTCATAAAATGGAAACTGAAATAAATGGCAGTATGTATGTGAAGAAAAGATGCATTTGTTACTATAATATATTTGGCTGCGTGTATTTTGAACACATGTTCCTGTGTGCTTCCACTGTTCTTGTGTAGATTGTATTTCCTAACGGAAGCTCTTTTGACGTGGACTGAAATTTGCAGATTCCACCAAGTAGATCAACATATAACAACTTGATTAATGCTTGCGGATCAAGTGGTAATTGGAGAGAAGCTTTGAAAATTAGCAAAAAAATGACAGACAATGGAGTTGGTCCTGATCTGGTGACTCACAATATCATTTTATCTGCATACAAAACTGGAGCGCAGTATTCAAAAGCCCTATCATATTTTGAGCTTATGAAGAGTACAAATGTCCGGTCAGACACTACAACCCTCAATATTGTGATATATTGCTTGGTTAAGCTTGGAAAATACAAGGAAGCTATtgaaattttcaattcaatGAGGGAAAAAAGAGCAGAATGTCACCCTGATATTGTGACCTATACTAGCATCATGCATATGTATTCTGTCTGTGGACAAATTGACAATTGTCGTGCTGTTTTTGACGCATTAGTTGCAGAAGGTATGAAACCTAATGTTATTTCATACAATGCATTGCTTGGTGCGTATGCCTCACTTGGGCTGAGCGAGCCTGTCTCATCActttttgatgaaatgaaaagGAATGGTATCCGTCCTGATGTTGTATCTTATACTTCTTTAATCAATGCCTATGGAAGATCACGACAACCCAAGAAGGCCtggaaaatattttacaaaatgaGAAGAGACAATGTCTCACCAAATCTGGTGACTTACAATGCTCTAATTGATGCCTATGGATCAAATGGATTTCTAGCGGAAGCTGTGGAACTGCTACGTGAAATGGAGCAAAGTGGTCTGCAGCCAAACGTTGTTTCAATCAGTACCTTGTTGGCGGCATGTGGTCGCTGCTGTCAAGAGTCAAAAATTGATTCTATACTTAAAGCTGCAAAGATGCGAGGCATAGTACTGAACACAATAGCATACAACTCCGCTATTGGAAGTTATATGAATGTTGGTGAATATGATAAAGCTTTATGTATATATAGGTGCATGAGGGAAAACAAAATAAGACCTGATTCTGTtacttataatattttaataagttGCTCATGCAAGATGTCTAAGTTCAATGAGGCACTTGAAATGATTTCTCAATTGAGAGAACTTAATATTCCTTGGTCAAAGGAATTATATTCTTCTGCAATTTGTGCATATAGCAAACAGGCAAGTATTTCGATGCATCTCCTGAACTCATTCTGCCACTTGTATTTGCGGTAATCTCCTTTCTGTATACTTTATGTGTTTGTATCTGTCTCCCAGGGTCAACTCGCTGAGGCAGAATCAATATTCAACATGATGAAAGAGGCGGGATTCCAACCCGACGTCGTTACTTATACAACAATGTTACATGCTTATAGTGTTGGGGGTGAGTTCTGTTTTTGTGCATCAGTTGTGAAAATTTGCTTCCAGAGAGCAAACTGAATTTTCCCGTATATTGTGCAGAATGCTGGGAGAAAGCGTTGGCAGTATTTCAAGAAATGGAATTGAACAATGTTCAGCCAGATTCAGTGGCTTGTGCTGCTCTCATGAGAAGTTTCAATAAAGGATCTCAACCAGGAAAAGTCCTGCTTGTAGCTGAATTTATGAGAGACCAAAAGATTCCATTTACTGAtgctgttttctttgaaatgGTTTCATCATGTAGCATGTATGTCTTGCTTGTTTAAATGTTAAAAGTAGGTACAAATCCAGTGTATtacaaaaacaatttttttaa comes from Primulina huaijiensis isolate GDHJ02 chromosome 17, ASM1229523v2, whole genome shotgun sequence and encodes:
- the LOC140962823 gene encoding pentatricopeptide repeat-containing protein At2g41720 codes for the protein MATLNNTLFLPANGNLNKPIHCSKPDPFKEKKHAQVDYDAGTHKIYTRIPGLRKLDLPKRQRLRVDGDRFQKDWTLSEVVERITKLKHWEDVEGVLNQWAGRFARKNFPVLMREIIQTGSIEHAIQVFNWMKNQKNYCARNDIYNMLIRLHARHNRIDQARGLFFEMQKWRCNPDVETYNALINAHGRAGQWRWGVNIMEDMLRASIPPSRSTYNNLINACGSSGNWREALKISKKMTDNGVGPDLVTHNIILSAYKTGAQYSKALSYFELMKSTNVRSDTTTLNIVIYCLVKLGKYKEAIEIFNSMREKRAECHPDIVTYTSIMHMYSVCGQIDNCRAVFDALVAEGMKPNVISYNALLGAYASLGLSEPVSSLFDEMKRNGIRPDVVSYTSLINAYGRSRQPKKAWKIFYKMRRDNVSPNLVTYNALIDAYGSNGFLAEAVELLREMEQSGLQPNVVSISTLLAACGRCCQESKIDSILKAAKMRGIVLNTIAYNSAIGSYMNVGEYDKALCIYRCMRENKIRPDSVTYNILISCSCKMSKFNEALEMISQLRELNIPWSKELYSSAICAYSKQGQLAEAESIFNMMKEAGFQPDVVTYTTMLHAYSVGECWEKALAVFQEMELNNVQPDSVACAALMRSFNKGSQPGKVLLVAEFMRDQKIPFTDAVFFEMVSSCSILRDWKRLTDVIGMMETTLPLISVGTFNRLLHSLGKVGNIDTMIKIFLKIVASRGEVDITTYEVLLQNLLAAGNWRKYIEVMQWMEDAGVQPSAQIYDNILYFAQRNAGIKNAAVIRERIESLKGKSGYSTLEKKRFDLPLPTHALISSKQT